The Hymenobacter baengnokdamensis genome includes a region encoding these proteins:
- a CDS encoding 2'-5' RNA ligase family protein — MLAITSLLPSPASDHINTLIKSLETKFGLTDVQATPEPHLTYQIVEPADLETLKAALQEIARTTKPFVAHTTGLGMFPGDNPVIHIPVLRSDDLNLLHHRVLQVAAPLCSRTDKFSAPDLWLPHVSLALHDTTPELLGPVLQFLNNQTFNLELEISNLAILRPDGDMFVREVVFEFGGK, encoded by the coding sequence ATGCTTGCCATTACCTCGCTGCTGCCGTCTCCAGCTTCCGACCACATCAACACGCTTATCAAAAGCCTGGAAACGAAGTTTGGCCTCACCGATGTGCAGGCCACGCCCGAGCCGCACCTGACGTACCAGATTGTGGAGCCCGCCGACCTCGAAACCCTGAAGGCGGCGCTACAGGAAATTGCGCGCACTACCAAGCCCTTTGTGGCCCATACAACCGGGCTGGGAATGTTTCCGGGCGATAACCCCGTGATTCATATTCCGGTACTGCGCTCCGACGACCTCAACCTGCTGCACCACCGCGTGCTACAGGTGGCCGCGCCGTTGTGCTCGCGCACCGATAAGTTCAGCGCTCCCGACCTGTGGCTGCCCCACGTATCGCTGGCTTTGCACGATACCACGCCCGAGCTGCTGGGCCCCGTATTGCAGTTTCTGAATAACCAGACGTTCAACCTGGAGCTGGAAATCAGCAACCTCGCCATTCTGCGCCCCGACGGCGACATGTTTGTGCGCGAAGTGGTGTTTGAGTTTGGGGGAAAATAA